In one Natronosalvus amylolyticus genomic region, the following are encoded:
- a CDS encoding SDR family oxidoreductase: protein MTTDADDDTAAAGPEGSSSDDGSTPSSPAETDDSSADATADPSADATADSGSAEDDGSRAGEGASSETARTETANAATDDRYTRKQCVLITGCSSGIGEATARAFLEENWQVVATARDTDDITDLEEAGCHALELDVTEPTQVARAVERTVEIGGAIDCLVNNAGYAQLGPTEDISTGELQRQFDVNVYGPHRLTRAALPHMRAQGDGRIINLSSVLGRISIAGTGPYSGSKHALEAMSDALRSEVDEFGIDVVVVEPGPVKSAFSDRCDAEVPNDRTPAYESLYEVFEDTQLIGGDGPLASDPEDVAAAIVHAGTCPEPPARYPVGPVAEYGLYARYLPDWLRDAGYRFVRKLV from the coding sequence ATGACGACGGATGCGGACGACGATACCGCGGCTGCCGGGCCCGAGGGCTCGTCTTCGGACGACGGTTCGACCCCCTCGAGTCCGGCCGAAACGGACGACTCGAGTGCCGACGCTACAGCCGACCCGAGTGCCGACGCTACAGCCGACTCGGGTTCGGCTGAAGACGATGGCTCGAGGGCTGGCGAGGGAGCCTCGAGCGAGACAGCGAGGACCGAGACCGCGAACGCTGCCACCGACGACCGCTACACCCGCAAACAGTGCGTGTTAATTACCGGTTGCTCGTCAGGAATCGGCGAGGCGACCGCACGTGCCTTCCTCGAAGAGAACTGGCAGGTCGTCGCGACAGCGCGTGATACGGATGATATCACGGACCTCGAGGAAGCCGGCTGTCACGCGCTCGAACTGGACGTGACCGAACCGACACAGGTCGCTCGAGCAGTCGAACGGACAGTCGAAATCGGCGGCGCGATCGACTGTCTGGTCAACAACGCAGGCTACGCGCAACTCGGCCCGACCGAGGACATCTCGACCGGAGAGTTACAACGGCAGTTCGACGTCAACGTCTACGGGCCACACCGACTCACACGCGCTGCGCTCCCGCACATGCGAGCGCAGGGAGACGGCCGAATCATCAATCTCTCGTCCGTTCTCGGCCGGATTTCGATAGCTGGCACGGGACCGTACTCGGGTTCGAAACACGCCCTCGAGGCCATGAGTGACGCGCTTCGGTCGGAAGTCGACGAGTTCGGTATCGACGTTGTCGTGGTCGAGCCGGGGCCGGTGAAATCGGCGTTTTCCGACCGGTGTGACGCGGAAGTTCCCAATGATCGAACGCCGGCCTACGAGTCGCTGTACGAGGTGTTCGAGGACACCCAGCTTATCGGCGGTGACGGGCCGTTGGCGTCGGACCCTGAAGACGTGGCAGCCGCAATCGTTCACGCTGGAACCTGCCCGGAACCGCCCGCGAGATACCCGGTCGGTCCGGTCGCCGAGTACGGCCTGTACGCACGGTATCTCCCGGACTGGCTCCGTGATGCAGGCTACCGGTTCGTCCGAAAACTGGTATAG
- the polX gene encoding DNA polymerase/3'-5' exonuclease PolX, which produces MATNAELAARFEEFADLLEADDVEYKPRAYRRAAENIRAHPVPIASQVEAGEEDAIENIEGVGDAIGSKIVEYVETGTIEELEELRADLPVDMAALTRVEGVGPKTVGSLYRELEITTLDELEAAAEDGEIQTIKGFGPKTEQNILENLEFARTIGQRQLLGEARPLADDVLAFLEGIDAVDRCEVAGSIRRWKDTIGDVDVLVASDAGADVIDAFVGWDSVDSEIESGPSKASINVGEMRVDLRVVVPEEYGAALQYFTGSKGHNVRLRNYAIERGLKLNEYGAFDVSEIDDPDAGQRVGERVAGDTEASMYDALGLPWIPPELREDRGEIDAAAAGELPDLLTREDVRGDLHTHTEWSDGNNTIEEMLEAALDAGYDYFGVADHAEGPGVVGGMGLTDDEILEQVDAIRAAASTLEGDLTVFAGIEANIDADGDIGLGDDVIDALDLIVASPHSALDQDPTAAEARLLRAIENPAVDVIGHPSGRLLNDREGLALDAGTLGEAAAEHGTALEVNANPRRLDLWGSAVKAALEEGAPIAINTDAHRPTSLEYIRWGVHTARRGWAEPDDAINCWDLERLERFLH; this is translated from the coding sequence ATGGCGACGAACGCCGAACTCGCCGCTCGATTCGAGGAGTTCGCCGACTTGCTCGAGGCCGACGACGTCGAGTACAAGCCGCGTGCCTATCGTCGGGCCGCCGAGAACATCCGGGCTCACCCCGTCCCAATCGCCAGTCAGGTCGAAGCTGGAGAGGAAGACGCCATCGAGAACATCGAGGGTGTCGGCGACGCCATCGGGTCGAAAATCGTCGAGTACGTCGAAACCGGCACCATCGAGGAACTCGAGGAGCTTCGCGCCGACCTGCCAGTCGACATGGCTGCGCTGACCCGCGTCGAAGGAGTTGGGCCGAAAACGGTCGGGTCGCTGTATCGCGAGCTCGAGATTACGACGCTTGACGAACTCGAGGCCGCGGCCGAAGACGGCGAGATTCAGACGATCAAAGGCTTCGGCCCGAAAACCGAGCAGAACATCCTCGAAAATCTCGAGTTCGCCCGCACCATCGGACAGCGTCAGTTGCTCGGCGAAGCCCGACCGCTCGCCGACGACGTGCTGGCGTTTCTCGAAGGAATCGACGCCGTCGACCGCTGTGAAGTTGCGGGCTCGATCCGACGCTGGAAAGACACCATCGGCGACGTTGACGTCCTCGTGGCGAGTGACGCCGGAGCCGACGTGATCGACGCGTTCGTCGGCTGGGACTCCGTCGACAGCGAAATCGAGTCCGGCCCCTCGAAAGCGAGTATCAACGTCGGTGAGATGCGCGTCGACCTCCGGGTCGTCGTCCCTGAAGAGTACGGCGCCGCCCTGCAGTATTTCACCGGAAGCAAGGGCCACAACGTCCGGCTCCGCAACTACGCTATCGAGCGCGGGCTGAAACTCAACGAGTACGGCGCGTTCGATGTCAGCGAAATCGACGACCCGGATGCCGGCCAGCGGGTTGGCGAACGCGTCGCCGGCGACACCGAAGCGAGCATGTACGACGCACTCGGCCTCCCGTGGATCCCACCGGAGCTTCGCGAGGACCGCGGCGAAATCGACGCCGCAGCGGCCGGCGAGTTACCCGACCTGCTCACCCGCGAAGACGTCCGTGGCGACCTCCACACCCACACCGAGTGGTCCGACGGGAACAACACTATCGAGGAGATGCTCGAGGCGGCCCTCGACGCCGGCTACGACTACTTCGGGGTGGCAGACCACGCCGAGGGGCCGGGGGTCGTCGGCGGCATGGGCCTGACTGACGACGAAATCCTCGAGCAAGTCGACGCGATCCGAGCGGCTGCATCGACTCTCGAGGGCGACCTCACCGTCTTCGCCGGCATCGAGGCCAACATCGACGCCGACGGCGACATCGGCCTCGGTGACGACGTGATCGACGCGCTCGACCTCATCGTCGCTTCCCCCCATAGCGCGCTCGATCAGGACCCAACCGCCGCCGAGGCCCGACTGCTTCGCGCCATCGAGAACCCCGCCGTCGACGTGATCGGGCACCCGAGCGGTCGGTTGCTCAACGACCGCGAGGGACTAGCACTCGACGCGGGTACCCTCGGCGAAGCTGCCGCCGAACACGGCACTGCCCTCGAGGTCAACGCGAACCCGCGACGGCTAGACCTGTGGGGGAGTGCCGTCAAGGCGGCACTCGAGGAAGGCGCACCGATCGCGATCAACACCGACGCCCACCGACCGACGAGCCTCGAGTACATCCGCTGGGGCGTTCACACCGCCCGACGGGGCTGGGCCGAACCCGACGACGCCATCAACTGCTGGGACCTCGAGCGGTTGGAACGGTTCTTGCATTGA
- a CDS encoding endonuclease V, whose protein sequence is MPSISHPDLVPDASSTRTEMESQQREIAALATFEDRFSFDTRRITNPLEAASTDGRQPIVAGVDQSFLLESEPERALSAIVAMRNGEVLERVHAVTPLEIPYIPGLLAFREGGPILEAMTNLLVEPDLYLFDGSGRIHYRQAGIATHIGVVLDVPAIGVAKSLLCGDPDRSLEGLAPGTRVPIEANARVDAPEGTVLGYAVQTRQYESGTRSINPLYVSPGHRLSPETAADLAYGLAAEYKLPEPIRLADRYAATAKREYQA, encoded by the coding sequence ATGCCTTCGATATCCCACCCGGACCTCGTTCCCGACGCCTCGAGCACGCGCACCGAGATGGAATCACAACAGCGCGAAATCGCGGCGCTCGCGACGTTCGAAGACCGGTTTTCGTTCGACACCAGACGGATTACGAACCCGCTCGAGGCGGCTTCAACGGACGGCAGACAGCCGATCGTCGCTGGCGTCGACCAGTCGTTTCTACTCGAGTCCGAGCCCGAACGGGCCCTGAGTGCCATCGTCGCGATGCGCAACGGCGAGGTACTCGAGCGTGTCCACGCCGTTACGCCCCTCGAGATTCCGTACATTCCGGGATTGCTCGCCTTTCGTGAGGGTGGCCCGATTCTCGAGGCGATGACGAACCTGTTGGTCGAACCCGACCTGTATCTGTTCGACGGGAGCGGCCGAATCCACTACCGACAGGCGGGTATCGCGACCCACATCGGGGTCGTCCTCGACGTACCAGCGATTGGGGTCGCAAAGAGCCTGCTCTGTGGCGACCCCGACAGGTCACTCGAGGGGTTGGCACCCGGCACCCGCGTTCCGATCGAGGCGAACGCTCGAGTGGATGCCCCCGAGGGAACGGTCCTCGGGTACGCTGTTCAGACCAGACAGTACGAGTCAGGAACGCGCTCGATCAACCCGCTTTACGTCAGCCCCGGCCACCGCCTCAGTCCGGAGACGGCTGCGGACCTCGCGTATGGCCTCGCGGCGGAGTACAAACTTCCGGAGCCGATTCGGCTGGCAGATCGCTACGCAGCGACGGCCAAGCGCGAGTACCAGGCGTGA
- a CDS encoding rhomboid family intramembrane serine protease, translating to MARCDVCGKSESMPYNCRHCGGTYCGEHRLPENHDCTGLQNWNDPKGVFDSGFDDSVQGGKTAESKSLSDRIPIDTGPGGPLAYFRGNMTYTFLAVMWATFLAQQLTAFVLTPTGSLSMTFGSYTIYRSIFVLSPQNPEFVWTWVTSIFSHGGIMHIVFNSIVIFFFGPLVERYVGSRKFAGLFIVSGVLAGLSQISIRLLEGGITATTPGVLGASGAALAIMGVLTILNPNLKVYLYFILPVPIWLLAAGTALISVVFIGTGSSGLGGVAHAAHLVGLLVGLGYGEYVKRTQNVNTPNQFQLGGGPGGPGGPGGPGRGRF from the coding sequence ATGGCAAGGTGTGACGTGTGTGGGAAAAGCGAGAGTATGCCGTACAACTGCCGGCACTGCGGCGGCACGTACTGCGGCGAGCATCGCTTACCCGAGAATCACGACTGTACGGGTCTCCAGAACTGGAACGATCCGAAAGGGGTGTTCGACAGCGGATTTGACGATAGCGTACAGGGTGGCAAAACGGCCGAGAGCAAGAGCCTGAGCGACCGGATACCCATCGACACCGGTCCTGGCGGACCGCTCGCGTACTTCCGCGGGAACATGACCTACACGTTCCTCGCGGTCATGTGGGCAACATTTCTGGCCCAACAATTGACAGCCTTTGTTCTCACTCCAACCGGCTCGCTATCAATGACGTTCGGGTCGTACACAATTTACCGTTCGATATTCGTTCTCTCACCCCAAAATCCAGAATTCGTCTGGACGTGGGTAACGTCGATCTTCTCTCACGGCGGGATTATGCACATCGTGTTCAACAGTATCGTGATTTTCTTCTTCGGTCCGCTCGTGGAGCGGTACGTCGGCTCGAGGAAGTTTGCGGGCCTGTTCATCGTCAGCGGCGTCCTTGCTGGACTCAGTCAGATCAGTATCCGACTCCTCGAGGGCGGTATTACGGCCACGACTCCTGGCGTCCTCGGTGCTAGCGGGGCTGCACTCGCCATCATGGGCGTACTGACGATTCTAAATCCGAACCTGAAAGTGTATCTCTACTTTATCCTCCCGGTTCCGATCTGGCTGCTCGCGGCGGGGACAGCCCTCATCAGCGTCGTGTTCATCGGAACAGGTAGTTCTGGCCTCGGCGGAGTCGCCCACGCAGCCCATCTAGTTGGGCTCCTCGTTGGTCTCGGTTACGGCGAGTACGTCAAACGGACGCAGAACGTGAACACCCCGAACCAGTTCCAGCTTGGGGGCGGTCCCGGCGGCCCAGGTGGCCCCGGTGGACCCGGGCGCGGACGCTTCTGA
- a CDS encoding glycerate kinase type-2 family protein: MFRNRRAHETTPARETALACLEAGIEAAVPERVVPETVSLEGVETNDSGDSEGPPRLCVSDTTYDLTDIERVLVLGGGKASGAVTTALEPILEPALETGVLDGIEGLVVANAPESTGYVRVVVGDHPTPSERNLEATAELLELAEKATDRDLVLAPITGGGSALLTAPAAGLSLETLATTTDELLASGASIDEVNAVRSRCSSIKGGGLARAATPAEVVTLAISDVVGDDPSVIASGPTVTPPGTLESALAICRRDGLDVPSAVIDHLEATPDTATDMPVGWHCLATTRTAIDAAERVATDRDYRTLVLSSRLEGEAAHVGRIHGTVAASMALDGNPLEPPAVILSGGEVTVTLGETDGVGGPNQELALAGALEMADIDGMGSRAALASVDTDGIDGPTEACGAIVDGTLLESETVKIAERALESHDVTPFLDQRGSLLETGPTGTNVNDLRVLVVEER, encoded by the coding sequence ATGTTCAGAAACCGCCGGGCACACGAAACCACACCTGCTCGAGAGACAGCGCTTGCGTGCCTCGAGGCCGGTATCGAAGCCGCGGTACCCGAGCGGGTCGTCCCCGAGACTGTCTCGCTCGAGGGGGTCGAAACGAACGATTCCGGCGACTCGGAGGGCCCTCCTCGGCTGTGCGTCTCCGATACGACGTACGATCTCACCGATATCGAGCGCGTCCTCGTCCTCGGCGGCGGCAAAGCGTCGGGGGCCGTGACGACGGCACTCGAGCCGATTCTCGAACCGGCCCTCGAGACCGGTGTCCTCGATGGGATCGAAGGACTGGTCGTGGCGAACGCACCCGAGTCGACCGGGTACGTTCGCGTCGTCGTCGGCGATCACCCCACACCGAGCGAGCGGAATCTCGAGGCGACCGCGGAACTGCTCGAACTCGCCGAGAAGGCTACCGACCGTGATCTCGTGCTCGCACCGATTACCGGTGGCGGGAGTGCACTGCTTACCGCGCCCGCTGCGGGACTCTCACTCGAGACGCTGGCAACGACGACCGACGAACTGCTCGCCTCCGGCGCGTCGATCGACGAGGTCAACGCGGTCCGCAGCCGCTGTTCGTCTATCAAAGGCGGCGGATTGGCTCGTGCGGCCACGCCCGCCGAGGTCGTCACGCTGGCGATCAGCGACGTCGTGGGCGACGATCCGTCGGTAATCGCCAGCGGCCCGACTGTCACACCCCCGGGAACCCTCGAGTCGGCACTGGCCATCTGTCGTCGTGACGGTCTCGACGTTCCCAGCGCCGTCATCGACCACCTCGAGGCGACTCCCGATACGGCAACCGACATGCCGGTCGGCTGGCACTGCCTGGCGACGACACGGACGGCCATCGACGCGGCCGAGCGGGTTGCCACGGATCGTGACTATCGAACCCTCGTCCTCTCGAGTCGACTCGAGGGAGAGGCAGCCCACGTCGGCCGAATCCACGGGACGGTAGCGGCGTCGATGGCTCTCGATGGGAACCCACTCGAGCCACCGGCGGTGATCCTCTCAGGTGGCGAAGTGACGGTGACGCTCGGAGAAACTGACGGAGTCGGCGGCCCGAATCAGGAACTCGCGCTGGCCGGCGCACTCGAGATGGCTGATATCGACGGGATGGGTTCTCGGGCTGCTCTCGCGTCGGTCGACACCGACGGCATCGACGGGCCGACGGAGGCCTGTGGCGCCATCGTGGACGGTACTCTGCTCGAGTCGGAGACGGTCAAGATTGCAGAACGGGCGCTCGAGAGCCACGACGTGACGCCGTTTCTGGACCAGAGGGGGTCCCTACTCGAGACGGGGCCGACGGGGACGAACGTGAACGACCTTCGGGTACTCGTGGTCGAAGAACGGTGA
- a CDS encoding GH32 C-terminal domain-containing protein, with protein MTDDRQKSSRPRHSIAGPDSAAGAADEPLRLACLYLETHAPAQRAATNWAAASDLYSVSKVPLAAIRDGSVDLAEFDVCWWHRSEPLTISDRVYRCRTAIRKFIEGGKGLLLTGRALSVVPAWGIDAVAPDEAGHELADEPVGYLRKALYRDHPIFSGLDSLRVRTAAGGPPFSYARYASVLPESGDVLGCTVRGDHDEPKAASLLSWQVGDGVVIGAGTALECIRPDSVVDGVAPESSHCLENATRLLENALGFCGDRNRWTGAVSVPEGRPFSSEELRRMRGALADDPHRPSYHLSPPANWLNDPNGMFEWNGQYHAFYQYNPGGPYHHAIHWGHAVSDDLVHWWDEPVALTPSPNGPDRDGCWSGCAVDDDGTPRLVYTGGNGRDQLPCLATAESDALTAWDKHDANPVIERVPDEPPILETDHWAAEFRDHCVWFENGQWYHLIGTGVQDVGGAVLCYVGTDLEEWTYLGPMLIGDWDGAGEVWECPELLDLGDKRLLHVSNYDDVVYFLGEFDLETGAFYPESEGLLDYGDYYAPQSMTCSDGRTLTWGWLPEARNGEAQWDAGWSGTLSLPREITLGDDDEIRQRPAAELEALRTERLVAESYDLEASDRTPIAVHTATLAADGAGSDDAITEASDDRPSQATADSATRAMGGPTRLEGRSLEFTLEVDFTDSTADAVEIGVLETEDRRERTGVRIEREAVVVDRRDTSLEPRTADESQRMPLELEDGSCSVHGFLDGSVLELFANERRCLTSRVYPTREDATGVSLAAHGVDDGPSVSVDLECWSLESAWNFE; from the coding sequence ATGACTGACGACCGGCAAAAGAGCTCCCGACCGCGCCACTCAATTGCGGGGCCTGATAGCGCCGCTGGAGCGGCTGACGAACCGCTCCGTCTGGCCTGTCTCTACCTCGAGACCCACGCACCAGCACAGCGGGCGGCGACGAACTGGGCGGCGGCGAGCGACCTGTACTCGGTGTCGAAGGTTCCTCTCGCTGCTATCCGTGACGGCAGCGTTGATCTCGCCGAGTTCGACGTCTGCTGGTGGCATCGAAGTGAACCGCTGACGATCAGTGACCGGGTGTATCGTTGCCGTACTGCGATACGGAAATTCATCGAGGGGGGCAAAGGCTTGCTGTTGACCGGGCGGGCGCTTTCGGTCGTTCCTGCGTGGGGTATCGACGCCGTCGCACCGGATGAGGCGGGCCACGAACTGGCCGACGAACCGGTCGGGTACCTGCGAAAAGCGCTCTATCGGGACCACCCGATATTTTCGGGCCTCGACTCGCTTCGGGTCCGAACGGCTGCCGGCGGGCCACCGTTTTCGTACGCCCGCTATGCGTCCGTCCTCCCCGAGAGCGGCGACGTTCTGGGGTGTACGGTTCGTGGCGACCACGACGAACCGAAGGCGGCGTCGCTCCTCTCCTGGCAGGTCGGGGACGGCGTCGTGATCGGCGCGGGTACAGCGCTCGAGTGCATCCGTCCGGACTCCGTCGTCGACGGGGTCGCTCCCGAAAGCAGTCACTGCCTCGAGAACGCCACGCGACTGCTCGAGAACGCTCTCGGATTCTGTGGCGACCGCAACCGGTGGACTGGTGCGGTTTCGGTTCCCGAGGGACGACCGTTCTCCAGCGAAGAATTGCGCCGAATGCGCGGCGCGCTCGCGGACGACCCACACCGCCCGAGCTATCACCTCTCGCCGCCGGCGAACTGGCTCAACGACCCGAACGGAATGTTCGAGTGGAACGGCCAGTATCACGCCTTCTATCAGTACAACCCGGGCGGTCCGTACCACCACGCGATTCATTGGGGTCACGCCGTCAGCGACGATCTGGTTCACTGGTGGGACGAACCCGTTGCGTTGACGCCGTCCCCGAACGGTCCCGATCGCGATGGCTGCTGGTCGGGGTGTGCCGTCGACGACGACGGAACGCCGCGACTGGTGTACACCGGCGGGAACGGACGCGACCAACTCCCCTGTCTCGCGACTGCCGAAAGCGACGCCCTCACCGCGTGGGACAAACACGACGCGAACCCGGTGATAGAACGCGTACCCGACGAGCCGCCGATTCTCGAGACCGACCACTGGGCCGCCGAGTTCCGCGACCACTGCGTCTGGTTCGAAAACGGACAGTGGTACCACCTCATCGGCACCGGCGTCCAGGACGTTGGCGGAGCCGTCCTCTGTTACGTCGGCACCGACCTCGAGGAGTGGACCTATCTGGGGCCGATGCTCATCGGCGACTGGGACGGTGCGGGTGAGGTCTGGGAGTGCCCCGAACTCCTCGATCTCGGGGACAAACGCCTGTTGCACGTCTCGAACTACGACGACGTCGTCTACTTCCTCGGTGAGTTCGACCTCGAGACGGGCGCGTTCTACCCCGAGAGCGAGGGGTTGCTCGATTACGGCGACTACTACGCCCCGCAGTCGATGACCTGTTCGGACGGGCGAACCCTCACCTGGGGGTGGCTCCCCGAAGCGCGCAACGGCGAGGCCCAGTGGGACGCCGGCTGGTCCGGGACGCTTTCACTTCCGCGAGAAATTACGCTCGGCGACGACGACGAGATTCGACAGCGCCCCGCGGCCGAACTCGAGGCCCTCCGAACGGAACGTCTCGTCGCCGAAAGCTACGACCTCGAGGCGTCCGACCGGACACCGATCGCGGTCCACACGGCGACCCTCGCCGCCGACGGCGCTGGGTCGGACGACGCGATCACGGAGGCGAGCGACGACAGGCCGTCGCAGGCGACGGCTGACAGCGCGACGCGAGCGATGGGCGGCCCCACGCGGCTCGAGGGCCGCTCCCTCGAGTTCACCCTCGAGGTCGATTTTACCGATTCGACGGCAGACGCGGTCGAAATCGGTGTCCTCGAGACCGAAGACAGGCGAGAACGAACCGGGGTTCGAATCGAACGCGAGGCTGTGGTCGTCGACCGAAGGGACACGAGTCTGGAACCGCGAACGGCCGACGAAAGCCAGCGCATGCCGCTCGAACTCGAGGACGGTTCCTGTTCGGTACACGGCTTTCTCGACGGGTCGGTCCTCGAGTTATTCGCCAACGAGCGCCGCTGTCTGACGAGTCGCGTCTACCCGACGCGGGAGGACGCGACGGGCGTCTCGCTGGCCGCCCACGGCGTCGATGACGGTCCGAGTGTCTCGGTAGATCTCGAGTGCTGGTCGCTGGAGTCTGCCTGGAACTTCGAGTAG
- a CDS encoding DUF5788 family protein, giving the protein MQAYERKQLLERIGREGATIGADIPDEIEVQGETIDLQEFVFEIKRRDTVPSGERERVEQAKRNLRRERVQRVERIEEGDIDREEGEALATSVIGIDRALNALESLGPTDLEREQQAQQTADKKRWMSFLKKALGKGTDSGARRGR; this is encoded by the coding sequence GTGCAAGCCTACGAGCGCAAACAGTTGCTCGAGCGCATCGGCCGCGAGGGCGCGACTATCGGTGCGGACATCCCGGACGAAATCGAGGTGCAGGGCGAGACCATCGACCTCCAGGAGTTCGTCTTCGAGATCAAGCGCCGAGACACCGTCCCGTCGGGCGAACGCGAGCGCGTCGAGCAAGCGAAACGGAACCTGCGACGCGAGCGCGTCCAGCGCGTCGAACGAATCGAGGAGGGAGACATCGACCGCGAGGAAGGCGAAGCGCTGGCGACGAGCGTCATCGGCATCGACCGCGCCCTTAACGCCCTCGAGAGCCTGGGGCCGACCGACCTCGAGCGCGAACAACAGGCCCAGCAGACCGCCGACAAGAAACGCTGGATGTCGTTCCTCAAGAAGGCGCTTGGCAAAGGAACTGACAGCGGCGCACGGAGGGGACGATGA
- a CDS encoding ArsA family ATPase, with protein sequence MSGLEVDPVDDDTESEDNTIEVTPTDSVDESADGFETDTLEERSTIDVEPSDEPIDGPSYVLYGGKGGVGKTTMAAATALDSAKRGTKTLVVSTDPAHSLSDTFETEIDTRPERLREDIPLFAAEIDPDAALEEGQAAFMAEGGPDAFGGLGQFMGDDSPMDALFGGAMPGADEAAAMQTLLEYMDDDRFERVVVDTAPTGHTLRLLQLPEIMDTMMGRIITFRQRIGGMIEGMKGMFGGPEADEPAADMQDLELMRERIERLRAVLRDPARTDFRIVMVPEEMSVLESKRLRTQLEEFEIPVGTVVVNRVMEPLADVTEDVEGEFLQPDLESCAFCQRRWDVQQHALMESQDLFRGTAVRRVPLFADEVKGEKMLEVVAACLR encoded by the coding sequence ATGAGCGGACTCGAGGTCGATCCGGTCGACGACGACACCGAGAGCGAGGATAACACGATCGAAGTGACCCCGACCGACTCGGTCGACGAGTCAGCCGATGGTTTCGAAACCGACACACTCGAGGAGCGGTCCACGATCGACGTCGAGCCGAGCGACGAACCGATCGACGGCCCATCGTACGTCCTCTACGGTGGGAAAGGCGGTGTGGGGAAGACGACGATGGCGGCCGCCACCGCCCTCGACAGCGCGAAACGCGGGACGAAAACCCTCGTCGTTTCGACGGATCCCGCCCACTCACTTTCTGATACGTTCGAGACCGAAATCGACACTCGTCCCGAGCGCCTTCGCGAAGACATCCCGCTGTTCGCTGCCGAAATAGACCCCGACGCCGCCCTCGAGGAAGGGCAGGCGGCGTTCATGGCAGAGGGGGGCCCCGACGCGTTCGGCGGACTGGGGCAGTTCATGGGAGACGATTCGCCGATGGACGCCCTCTTCGGCGGCGCGATGCCCGGCGCTGACGAGGCAGCCGCGATGCAGACCCTGCTCGAGTACATGGACGACGACCGATTCGAGCGTGTCGTCGTCGATACGGCTCCCACCGGACACACCCTCCGGCTGTTGCAACTCCCCGAAATCATGGATACGATGATGGGGCGCATCATTACGTTCCGCCAGCGAATCGGCGGCATGATCGAGGGGATGAAAGGGATGTTCGGTGGCCCCGAAGCGGACGAACCGGCTGCAGACATGCAAGACCTGGAGTTGATGCGCGAACGAATCGAACGTCTGCGTGCCGTCCTGCGGGATCCCGCCCGGACTGACTTTCGAATCGTCATGGTCCCCGAGGAGATGTCCGTCCTCGAGTCCAAGCGACTGCGCACCCAACTCGAGGAGTTCGAGATACCGGTCGGAACTGTCGTCGTCAACCGCGTCATGGAACCGCTCGCGGACGTGACCGAAGACGTCGAAGGCGAGTTCTTGCAGCCGGACCTCGAGTCGTGTGCCTTTTGTCAACGACGCTGGGACGTCCAACAGCACGCCCTGATGGAATCGCAGGATCTCTTTCGGGGGACTGCGGTCAGGCGAGTCCCGCTGTTCGCTGACGAGGTAAAAGGGGAGAAAATGCTCGAGGTCGTCGCCGCGTGTCTGCGGTAG